The sequence GAAttcaggctgccagcagcctaTCTCTAAATTCTTGTCAAGCTGATATGTCTTTAGAACTGTCTTTTTTGCATCTTTCCTCCCCTTTTGTCCACTGCTTGCAGAGCGTATAGTTCCTTTCAAGGGAGCCGACTTCTCTTTGTGAACAAAGAGCCATCTGTAAACAAGTCAGTGTACTATCCAGAAAGACTAACTTTTGTCActctctttttactttttcagcatATTGGCAGAACTGCCATTTTCTTAGGGTGTTAAAGCTCTGCTTAAGAGCCAGGCAGAATCTTGCCCATGTGCCAGAGAGCTGTCAGATTGGTACATATCTGCCAGCCTGCGTGCTAAGCCAACTTCACTTGGACAGGTCTGGTGAAGTATGGTAACGATTAGTTAACAGAGTGACTGTGCTTATAGAGTAATTTAGAAAAACTTAAGTTGtttgtaagaaaaatatatcaaaatttTATTGAGGTATACTTGGAAAATATAAACCTTCTGGTTAGTTTCAGATTCGCTATGACTATCTAAGACTTTCATTCACCTGCTATGGTCTTTatcaaatatttcagtttgtaCGTGCTCAGTTATATATGCACACATCACATCTTTTCTCCCTTCACATTTGGAAAAAGCTTTGAAGAAAGTTATTTTGGTCAACTGTGAGAGTACAGCGTGTCTGCCATTAGTCTGTCATTTGGTTGCCCAAAGTAATACCCTATTTACTTTGGCTGCCATTTGTACATAATCTGTCTTCATTTCTATCTGTCAAATAATGTGTAGTAAAATTAGTTACAATTTGAACCACTCTAGCTACTGTACTAAAAAGGAGTGATGGCAttgcttcatttatttcatgtaCATTCATCTCATTTATACTCTACTGTCTTTTGCAGGTTGAAAccaaaagagattttatttaagATGTTAACGCTTTTATGTGTACTAGTGGGCCAGAAGAGTGTTTTCATATCTTAATTGTTTTCTATTCTAGAAATTGTCAGCACTTTCTCTCCGTATCCAGCAAATTGAAACAACACTCAATATATTGGATGCAAAGGTTTGTATGTATACAGACTGTAACTTTGAGCAGTGACAGATGTGTCTGATGTATGTTCTTTAGATAAGGTGACGTAAGGATATAACCAGTAGTCATGAATTATCATTTAATtagctgcaagaaaaaaaatagccaaaaTTTTAAACAATTCTTTTATTAATGACAGAAGGAATTTCTGTTGGCAGTAGCAAAATGCCAGGAAGGTGTTGAAACCTTTGTTGCCCTGCAGCTCAGTGTAACCAGTAAAGGCTTCAAATGAGCATTTTGGGATTTGGGATTTTCTTATAGAAGCCACCTGAACAGGGAAGTCCCTTNNNNNNNNNNNNNNNNNNNNNNNNNNNNNNNNNNNNNNNNNNNNNNNNNNNNNNNNNNNNNNNNNNNNNNNNNNNNNNNNNNNNNNNNNNNNNNNNNNNNAAAAAAAAAAAGCGTTTTTCCAGAGGGCATAAGTTTATATAAAATGTGCGCTGGGATTAAGGGGGATGGTTTCAGAATCAGTTGTGTATCTAAGCTGCTTTGGTGCCAACACAGGAGCCTGATTGTCTTGAAAAGCGCCTGAATACAGCAAAGCACTAATTCTGAAGTATACTTAGGTCCAGATAAAAGCTAACTACTTTTGTTCAAATACAGAGGCATAGGGgctctgctttgtgtgcagGTGGGTTGACTTCAGCCATGAAACTACGCTTAAGTATTCTACAGGACAgtgtttgttctcatttgcagcttttcagccttaattctgtttttaattagatACCCAGTGTCCTTTAAAAATGGTACAACAGAGTAGAGAATTTGAAGGTAACAATACATCATTTTTGTCATTTGGTTGAAAACTTAAGAATTCTGAATGTGACTTTTCTGGTATGTATAGTTAATCTTGGTTTTATGTTGCCAGTAGCACAAAGTCTGTAGTTAGTGATTAAGTCTCTAGAAGCGGTTTTGAATATATGCTAGTTATTTAGGTTAATTGGTTTAGTTAATTCCTTGATAGTTGGAATTATGTGCTAAATCTATAAATAGTGAGCATAATTTGACCTTTTGTGTCCATTAATACAGCATTATAGGAAATTTTGATTTGTTGTGCCacaaatgccttttttcttaTATGAATGTGTAATACATGTTCTTTAATATTTCTCCATAGGAATGTAGACCGTCATCCTGGAAAAGACATCACTTCTGTGATAGCTTGATATAGTTCCCTGAAAATGAAGCAGGATTCTCTTAGAAATGCTGCTTACACTGTGGACTGTGAAGACTATGTGCACGTGATAAAATTCAATCCATTTGATAGTGGAGATGCATGCTCTCTCATTGCATATGGTGGCAACAATTACGTGGTTGTTGGAACATGCAGATTTCAGGTTGGTTTGTGTTAGTTTGTTGGtattattaatttctttctaaaactcTGCCAGCATTTCTGCTGGTAAAGTCCAAAGCTGACTAAAGTtgctttcctgtctttttttttttttctttaaccagGAAACACTGTATTTGTTTACTAGATTAATTAATTACTATATTAATGAATCTGGGATATTTCCCAAGAAATACAAATTAGTATAAAATACTGTCCTGCTGGTATGCTTTCTAAATTGGCTGCAATGAAAGCAGGAGTGCTCTTCTGGAAGATATCCGAGTTTTAGCAATTGCCAACATTTGCAAGTGATACTATCTGGGAACTTAAGCAGTAGCTTCATGTTTGTAGCACAAACCTCTGATTTTTGTGCTTAGTATTGGACTCTGACTTGAGACTGCAATCACTATATGGATTTTTCACATATTTCTAGTAAATTCCTTATTGCAGCAGATACATCAAACTTTGAAAGCCTTTCTGTTTCATATAAATCCAAATTGTTTGAAGTTTGAAGATGTTATTCTGGATAAGTTAACTGTTGTATTTTTATAGGAAGAGGATGCAGAAGTGGAGGGCATTCAGTATAAGACACTAAGAACATTTCATCATGGAATTCGAGTTGATGCCATAGCATGGAGTCCAGAAACTAGACTTGATGCTTTACCTCCCCAGATAAGGTATGTAGAATAATTGAGTACAGCAAATCTTTGTCACTTGTCTGTTTTCTCTAACTCCTTAATATTGAACTAAGTTAAAAGTGTATAAGTGAAATCTAACTCTGAAGAATTTGCTAGTAAAGTCTCTGAACATCATTAGAACAGTAGTTTCATTCTTACTTATCCTTGATTTGTTCTGCTTCGGGAGCTCCTTTCCTGAGCAACTTGCCCTTCTCTCCCTGCAGTGGATTACTGGTAAATAGTACAATTTTTCCTTATTCATCAACCTAATGAACCTAAAATGTAGTTTGTCCTTTTGTTGTATGTCTTTGAAGAAAGAATTTTAAGAATACCTTGTAAGAATGAGATTATTATGATGGTCTACAGTATAAAATTAAGTGTAGTATTCTCTATGGAACTGTGTTTAGGCATAAGTCAGATGCTGTTTATGAGACTTGGCATGCTGTAAGTCTAGGAAGATGTCTGATTAAATACACGCTCAACAAGATCTAAAAAGTTCTCAGTAGCTTGTAAGTCTCTTTGAAGCTATGTTGATTGCCTGGTGCTGCATATTTTTACagtcttttgtttaaaatgagtTGGAAACTGGTTAATAATTTAATGCTTAAATATTTGAAACACTGGtgataagttttcttttttaccatCAGACCCTTAATTGACATTGAAGCTTAGCTTGGAGGAAATTATAAGAGAGATTTCAGGTAATTCACAGTTGATTCAGATTTagatttgtaaaatattttacatttctttgcagtaaaaaaatattttttgtacttGATATGATGGGTTTTTTTTACAGGTAAGTTCCAATTATATGTCTCcaaatttctttctgcatgTTGTTTTACAGGTTTAAACTGGAGTGcaacatttgtttgtttgaagtcAACTATTGGGGTGTTGATTGggctttttttgtctgttggGTGTAGGTTTTGTACAGCGGCTTCTGATAGGAAGTTAAGACTATTTACTTCAGACCTGCAGGACAAGAATGAATATAAGGTAAGGGCAACAcagttcattttaaatatttctttattctctAGTGGAATCTAAGCTTTAATTATCCTTCCGCCTCACTTCATTTAATGTCCTGTGTGAATTAGAGCACTAAACTGTGGCAGATCCATCATCTTTAAGGGGCCTACGTGTAGTCTAAAATATACTTGTGATCAGGATATTGTACAGGTGAATTTCAAGTACTGTCTTACAAAAGGTTCCTTTAGATAGAGACCTGTAAAGTGTTACATTGTTTTGGTTATTGGACTCCTCTATTACGGAAAGTGACTTTACTGATCTCTCTCTTTTATTGGGAACTGGAAAGTTGTAATGATACTATTTAATACAGTAGAAAACTTTAAGAATACTGAATTAAGTACATAACTGCAGACACCTCACAAACATGCATGTGGACCATCATTTGCTTTAGGGAAATGTCGTCTTGAGATATATTTTCACTTCCTGTTCTTAAATCAGTTTTGTAAGAGATGTCAGATCTACAGACTGAGATTTCTCTTATTTGTAAGGCATCTATAGACATAGATGACTGAGTGACTCCTACATCACTTGGATGTCTACTTTAAAATTTTGCACTTGAAACGTGAGTAAAGAATTTCACCTTAACATCGACCCTAAAacttctctcttttagtttaaagccattgtccctggtcctatcactatcagggTGTAAAGAGTCATTCTGCATCTTGTTTATAAATTCCCTTTAAATACcggaaggctgcaatgagaggCTCCCCGAAACCTAACCTTCTTCACGTTGAACAAACCCAACTCCTGCCGCCTTTCTTGGTAGGAAcggtgctccagctctcttatcatctttgtggcccttctctggaccctctccgACAGCTCCACGTCTTTCACGTGCTGGGGATGCCACGTGGGGCCTCATGAGGACAGAGTAAAGGGAGACGACCACCTCGCTTGCCCTGCTGtccacccctcttttgatgcaactGAGGATACGGTTCTGACCTTTCAGGTTGCAaacgcacactgctggctcatatccagctttTCGTTCACTGGAACCTCtgagtccttctctgcagggctactctgAATGTTGAATATCATTCAGCTCAGCTGTTGTGTATTATCTGGTCTTTAGCAAAAGGATCTTCCAGACCAGACTTCATGACTCAACTAGCTTTCAGTTTGCAACAGTCTAACCCAAGCCAACACTAGGAATTCTCAGTGGGATATGCTGTTTTGCTGAGTAGGAACACATTGCTTCCAGAGAAATAATCAGTAATGTATCTTCACATAAACACACCTTTGGTAATTCATTAGTTTAAGCTTCTAAACTACAAGTTCAAAGAAGCAAGTTTATTCTAAAGAAGAATTCTATTAAGCTATTCATTACTGATTAGAATGAGATTATAAACAGCACacttctaaaataattattttgaatatgCTTGACACAATTATTTTCTAGCTTACTATCAATATTAAAACTAGAGAAGCAAAGAGTACAAGTCAGTAGCACAGTCTGATGAATGCTGGGTGGTTTTTTTCAGGATAGAATTTCTGTCATGGGTTACAGTTTTCCTAATTCTGacaagactttttttctggtgGCTGACCAACACAAATGAAACTTTAAAACATGCTCTTCTGATTTAGGGAAATTTGTTACACAGTAGCTTTGACTAGGTGCCTACAAATAAATCAAAGTGCCATGCTTACCTTTCTATTAAGgcaacaattatttttttatacaaaAAGATTATTTCAGAATCTCTCATCCTTAGGACTTCTTTGTGATACAAACTGCACAGCTTGCAGTTACAAGCTTTTACTGCAAAAGTATGTCCATTTCCTCACacatcagaatatttttttaaggcatAATGAGTGTCAAACACAGAGGATGTATTAGTACAACGGGAGTTTGGTATGAAAGTATGATATAAAGACCAAAAGACCCCACCTATAAATTCTAGAATCATAGGGCTTATTTTTAcccaaaagaaaacagtcaCAGTAATTTAACTGAACTCCAGTTGATATAAATGAGCTACTCCAGTGTCCAATGCAGACAGAAGGATCATAAAGTttgatatattttatattatttttttgacACAACATAATACTTGAGACCTTTTAGGGCTTACGCAATACAAGTAAATTCTGTTGACTAGAATTTAGCAATAAACGTATTAGTTCTGTTCATGACAATTTCATCACTTGAACTTAGTACTTCCTTAGTGAAGTTTTTAGTCTAAGGCTGAAGAAGTGAAAATCTGTGCTGCTACTGAATCAGGCTTGATCTAATGTTTAAAGAAATTAGCAAACAACTAAAAATGTAGATTCTTACCTAAACAGTTAGGATCTCattagtgaaaaagaaaattcattgtGGTGTGTTTGTATTGGTAAAAATGAGAGCAggtcctgtttttgtttttgtttttgtttttttttgattgaTTGATTAAAAAGTGGGGAAAATACTTTCTCTGGATAATCATCTTAATTTGTTTAACCTGGATGACCACTGAACTGTGTACTTCATTTTAAGAAGTAACCCCTAAATCCTTATGTACAGTATTCTCAAATTTCGGATGTTCACAAATAttctgtgagctgtgctgagttAATTCTAAATAGTTTGGTTCAATTATTTCTTAGTGTTAGTCAATTGAAACTTCAGAAAAGCTATTTCATAAGCCTAAGTCTGCGTGCTTTATGAACACGTGCAAGACTTTGATCTGTTGTGCAATGCACACTTTACACAAGAGATTTTCAAGACAGGTACAGAATGTGCACAAAAGCTGAAGGAATTATACGGTTGCAGTCAAAATGTAATctctgaacattttttcttctatagtAAACAATTAGCATATGTTGCTTCTGGAGGGGTAAACAGGGTAATCTTACTCTTTTTGCCCAGTGGAAAAACTGTCTTGATGTAATTATCAACAAAGAACTTCAAGCGTACTGAGTTTTCCATTACTTTGTCAACACTACTAATCCAAAATTTATGGGTTGGGTCAGTCCcagaacaacaaacaaaaggtAAAATACGACGATGGATCTTTGTGAAATCTTTTCTTGTTCTGAggttttcatttggaaatgaattgtggcttccttctgcttcaaattttgtttaataaaaagcATATTTCATCAGAATTGTGGATGTAAAACGAGGTAGGTATATTTGAATTTGGAATGCTGAAATTTTTAGAAGACTTGCATATCTGTCTAAATAGTTTAACATCATCTAAGGATGTATACTTGTAAAATCCACAAGGTTTTATAGAATTTATGACctattggggggaaaaaaaaaaagttgacttCTGAAAATGGATGAGGCATTCATAACTTTTTAGAGGGGGAGCTTAGTTATTGTGCATGGTTTACAGATGtattaattctctttttttattgatCAGTTGTGTAGCTCATTCTGAATAATGAACACGTATAAGAGACTGCATATTTTCCCTTTAGAAAACTGCAGGGATGATTGTTTTCATTtgacattgtttttctttggaacCTCTTCATGTCGTGCCATAATGTAGTAGgtctttttttaatgatactTTGCTGggtaaaacaaaagcagccgTGCCTAGTGATGTACTCATTGGGAGTGAAGAGGATGGAACAGGCTGACCTCAAATGTAAGCGAGACCATAATGAGAGAAAGCATATATAAGTCCTCAGGCTGACCAAACTGATCTTTATTAGCTACAGGTTTTTTAAGTGAGAAAAGAGATGAATTATTCATACCGAGCAACCATGTGAATGAATTTGAAAGTACTTCAAATTTTGACTAATCCCTAGGTGTGATGAGTCTTGAATGCCTACTGCTGCATGTATGTTCTTTAATATAGGTTTTAAAGATACTGTAAAACTTAAAAGTTTCTGGTGTCTGTAGATAAGCACAAAATGATTaataaaatggagaaggaaaaggcatCTTGGTATTAtgggaaaacactgaaaagctgaaaactctttgaagtatatttaaaaaaaaaattaccaactTTTACTAGAAACTgacattctgcttttcattcaGAGAAGTTAAATTGCTACATTGGTTTTCATTAAAGATAAACAATTCTTGGtactttgaaataaatatgtcGTGATTAAGAATTTCATCTGGGAACAATTACACAGCAATAGTTTCCTTTgaaatggctttgtttttttgtttttgttttttgttttttttgtttttgatacAACTATAAATGTTTGGTTTTGAGTGTCAGTTTACCTTTACATTCACACCATGGATGCTCATATCCTATTATTTGAGAATGGCTGAACTACTAGTTTTACAGTAAGACCGCACTATACCTGGTTTTCCTTATTCTTCAGCACAagagtagaaagaaaagaacaccaGGCACTATCTGTTCCTCtcaaatgtttaaaagaaattgtgATTAATTACTACAATGTTGTGTGGCTTGCTTATTTTTCATGTGTTGTTCTTCATTTTTGGTTCTTTTAGAATCATAAGCATGCTTTATCCTCTGTTACATGTTCTATTATTGAgactttttcatgtttttattcctttatcTTTCATCCTTTGATCCTTTGCCATCTGCTCTTTTTGTGCTAACTGCTTGGGAAATGGATTATACTGAACAAATGATTGGTTTATTGCTCCCTCAGGATAAAGAAACCTCTTGTTACTTGCAGGACTTCATATTAAGAACTCTTATTCAGAGATGAGAGTTATCTACAAGTACAGTTCTTCAAGATACACGTTCATGTGTATGTTTACTTCTTGCTTATTTTCCTCTATCTGAGATTATCTTCTGCCTTCAAAATTCAGTGGTTGAAAGAAGATAAAACAGTTCTGGTGCAGTTCACTTACCTCTGTCAAACAAGAGCATCAAACTGACCTTTGTTATAACTTAATGATTAAGTAGTAGAGATCTGTCCATCTGCAGTGTGATTGCACACTAGTTAGAACTTTTAAAGATCTCCAGTTCTTCTAATGAGTATTTTTGTTCCTTCCATGTACAGTGATATCTTTATTTTACACTCACACATTTTCCTGATGGAATTGTGTGTCTATTTTATGCATGGTTGATGGATGGGACAGTCAGCTCTAAAGTAAAAATGTGTCTATTTTTTCTGATTGACAGACATTTGATGGCCACTCAGATTATGTTAATGACCTGGTGTTTGCTCCGAAAGAAGGTCAAGAAGTTGCAAGTGTAAGTGATGATCACACTTGCAGGTATGTATTTTGTTCAAGGCATCACTGAAATAGTAGCATTGGctttttatgtatgtatttacatTCTTGgttaattttttattacatGCTTTTTACactcatttaatttttattgagCCTTCATTTTGAAGGGGAAAATTAGTCTTGTTAACCACATTATGAGggtttttgtttgattttttgtgttttagtttcttttttacttgtttgttttcaaagcagtattttgaaCTTAATAGATGAATGAGGAGAAAACTGTTCTATCTTGGAATtatggagaaaattattttgaggaTTATTGAAAAACACCTAAAAGACAATGCAGTCATTGAAcacagccagcatgggttcacgaGGGGaagtattttgtttaattttgtgaCAAAGCTATCCACCTAACTTACCAGGGGAAGCCAATTGCCCTAATCATTTTGGATTCTTGCAAAGCTTTGGCAATTGTTTCTCACATtatccttctggacaaaatgtcTAGCATGCAGCTACACAAAAATGTAATGCAGTTGATGAACAATTGGCTGAGGGATTAAACTCAAAGGGTTAAAGTAAATGGGGTTACATTTTGTGGGTTACAATAAGTGGCCGGTTTTGCATGGCTCCACTTTAGGACTTGTTCTCTTTAATGTTATCATAAGTGATCTGAATGCAAGACTTGGTGTACGTGATATGTGCAGATAATATTAAATTGGAAGGAGCTGTTAACTCCCTTGATAGAGAGGCATTGCAGAGAAATGTTGAATTGCAGGGCTGGGCAATCACCAACCACGGGcagtttaacaagagcaagtgctgaACTCAGTAGCTGGGATAGGGAAATTCTAGGTATGGGGATGAGAGGCTGGCGAGCAGTCCCATGAAGATGAATCTGGGGTTTCTGATTGACAACATGAATGAATAtgttgaacatgagccaacagtgcgTCCTGGCAGCCAAAAAGTCTAAGCATAACctgaggtgctccaggcccagcactgccagctgagTGAGGGAAGGGCttgctctgcactgtgcagcctcacctcaagCACTGGATAAAGTTTTTGGGCACCACAATATGTCATATAACTATTAGAGGGCTATTTGGAGGAGCGCTTTATAGATGGAAAGAGATCTAGAGGGCAACATaaatgaggagcagctgaggtcttTTGGATTGTTTAGGCTGGAGAACAGGAGGTGGAGGGGAGGTCTCATGGTGGCCTGCAGCTGAGCCCTTCTTTCTGGTGACAGCGACAGGACCTGAGGGAAttggcatggagctgtgtcaggagaGGAGCAGGTTTGGGAGCTGGGagaaggttcttcaccagaagaTGGTAACCCCACAACTGGCTCCCAAGGGTGGCGATCACAGcaccaagctgccagagttcaagaaacatttggacaCCACTCTCAGGCGTACAGTTTAATTTTGAGGttgtcctgtgtggagccaggagttgggcttgatgatctaTGTGGGTGTCTTCCATCTATGTGGGTGTTGTTCTGTGATTATGCGTGCTGTCAATTTTACCTGTTGGGACAAGAATAAAAAAGTCTGAACAGAAGACGTAAGGCATGCGTAGCTCAGCACTGAACCATGCAGACTCTATCCATCCATTCTGTCATCAGCTAAGTCAAATTTAAAACCAGTATACCCCTGTGAACTTGTCCACATATACAAACCTATTAGCCTTACTGGGAGTTGCAAATAAGTCACCTAAGGGCAGTGTCCTACTAGTACAGTGATTATAGTTATTCCAAACCCATTGATTTCCAAATTGTAAATAATGGAAGACAAGAGAAACCTGGTTAAATACTCCGAAAAATACTGTCCAAGGTTTTGTAGTGCAAGTTTTTCCTTGTTGAAACATCTCTTGTCCTGCATTTCTGGTGGTGCTCAAAAATCTATAATGCTGCTACTCTACAACTATACAGTTCAGCTCAGATTTCAGGAGAGTAGGTTGGCAGCTGTGCAGGCTTAACAAGTCATTGCAGTAGTGAAAGAGGCTTAAGCATCATCATCTTTGACTTTTCTTGATATAGCTGTGAGAATACGGAAGTTGTCTCAATTAAGGAGCTATTTTAGGTTTTTCTCTGATTATGTGAAGTTATCGCCATATTGATTGCTATGGAAATaacttggggggaaaaaaggtcaTTTATTAattgaactttaaaaaaaaaaaagaaggaaaggtcTGTGTCTGAAGCAACCTGCTACCTGCTAAGAGAAAAGGCAGTAGGTGCTAGGATTATTCTGCGTAGATTTGGTAAAGGGCAAGTCATCAGCTGGTATAAATCATGGTCTATTAGCTTTAGTTGAGTTACTCTGTTCTCAAATTTAAAATCTAAAAGGCTTGTGAGTTTTAGATGCCCCTAGAGAATTCAGAAATAGTACTCAGACCAGTGAACGGATTTTTAAGAGCTCTTCTGTCCATATTTCCAAGAAAATCATTAGGAATGAATAGTAGCAATGTGTATGACTTTATATTCTTAGcttgttttgatttattctctattcttcatttcttcactgAGTCTAAACTAGTGTTGGGTTTATTCAGTGAAGATCTATTTGAAAATGTGGCAcgttctgtttgttttatgaAATGATTGGTCTTCCTGGTATGACAGAGAACTGTTTTGAAGGCAGTAGGCTAATCGATACTAAGTATAAAAGGAAATAGGCTGATTTAATTAATGTATACTGTCAGGAGTTGAGCTTGGTAACCTTGAAAGACAGTTATGCAGTAAGCCATAAAGTCTATAGTTAAAAGCCATGGGAAGTAtgtaagatttttgtttttttctggatacttgagttcttatttttttccattcatgcATGTGGAGCatgaagacattttttattgaatttaaaggttacattttcaaaactaaTGGAAAATGCATTCCCTCAGACTTACCAAAATCATTCCTTACTTACTGTGTAATCTGCTTCAGCAGTAGTGTAAGAAGACAAATagtttttctgtctgtgtttaGTTTCTACCCTGAATTTTTTCTCAGGATACATCATCTGTTCATACCTTTGGAATGAAGTACTAGAACAATTAGCACAAGAACATGGAGTTTCAAGTATTTCAGTACTATTCTGTCAGAGTTCCACTTGAAATAATAAGACTTGTGTCTTGAAATAATTAACACTACATTTCAGTAGGGACATTATGTAGAGGGACTCATTGAGATTTTCCCTTGTTTTAACTCAGCAGTAAGTTTAACAATATGTAGTGGATATGAGTTTTCATGTGTTTAAACCATCTTGCCACAAGCTACTGCAACCATGTTGTCTTGTAGctgagtttgattttttttttttttcctccttgttgtTGGAGAACAGCTTAAGTCAGATGACTGTTGAAAAGAGGGTGTGATATTATATTCAGGGTTTTTACTTTACACTGATATCATGTGATTCAGGAATTCTTGTTGCTTCTTTTAAGTCATTTTGTTGGTCTTGTAACACAAGACCAGCTGCAAAGGAGAACTGATTATGAAACAGTACTGAAAATACTGTTGCATACAAATAATTGCAGTAGCCATCTATGCTATCTGGTTATGAATAGAAGT is a genomic window of Meleagris gallopavo isolate NT-WF06-2002-E0010 breed Aviagen turkey brand Nicholas breeding stock chromosome 1, Turkey_5.1, whole genome shotgun sequence containing:
- the LOC104911651 gene encoding nucleoporin Nup37-like is translated as MKQDSLRNAAYTVDCEDYVHVIKFNPFDSGDACSLIAYGGNNYVVVGTCRFQEEDAEVEGIQYKTLRTFHHGIRVDAIAWSPETRLDALPPQIRFCTAASDRKLRLFTSDLQDKNEYKTFDGHSDYVNDLVFAPKEGQEVASVSDDHTCRYVFCSRHH